Proteins encoded in a region of the Solanum dulcamara chromosome 9, daSolDulc1.2, whole genome shotgun sequence genome:
- the LOC129902322 gene encoding ruvB-like protein 1, translating into MKIEEVQSTIKNQRIATHTHIKGLGLEPNGTPLPLAAGFVGQAAAREAAGLVVDMIRQKKMAGRALLLAGPPGTGKTALALGISQELGSKVPFCPMVGSEVYSSEVKKTEVLMENFRRAIGLRIKENKEVYEGEVTELSPEEGESVTGGYGKSISHVIIGLKTVKGTKQLKLDPTIYDALIKEKVAVGDVIYIESNSGAVKRVGRSDAFATEFDLEAEEYVPLPKGEVHKKKEIVQDVTLHDLDAANARPQGGQDILSLMGQMMKPRKTEITDKLRQEINKVVNRYVDEGVAELVPGVLFIDEVHMLDMECFSYLNRALECSLSPIVIFATNRGICTVRGTDMTSPHGMPLDLLDRLLIVRTETYGPAEMIQILAIRAQVEGLEIDEESLAYLGEIGQQASLRHAVQLLSPANVVAKMNGRDKICKVDLDEVSSLYLDAKSSARLLQEQQDRYIS; encoded by the exons atgAAGATAGAAGAGGTACAATCAACAATCAAGAATCAGAGAATTGCCACTCATACTCACATTAAAGGCCTTGGTCTTGAG CCCAATGGGACACCACTACCATTGGCAGCTGGGTTTGTAGGTCAGGCAGCAGCCAGAGAAGCTGCAGGGCTTGTGGTTGATATGATACGCCAAAAGAAGATGGCTGGTCGAGCTTTACTGCTAGCTGGTCCGCCTGGTACGGGGAAGACAGCTCTTGCCCTTGGTATATCACAAGAACTTGGGAGCAAG GTTCCATTTTGCCCGATGGTTGGATCTGAAGTGTATTCATCAGAAGTGAAGAAAACTGAGGTCTTAATGGAAAATTTCCGGCGAGCTATTGGTCTCCGTATCAAGGAAAATAAGGAAGTTTATGAAGGAGAG GTGACTGAACTATCCCCAGAAGAGGGTGAGAGTGTGACAGGTGGATATGGTAAAAGCATTAGCCATGTTATAATTGGGTTAAAAACTGTCAAAGGTACCAAACAGTTGAAGCTTGACCCCACGATATATGATGCCTTAATTAAAGAGAAG GTAGCTGTTGGTGATGTCATTTATATTGAATCGAATAGTGGAGCAGTTAAAAGAGTGGGCAGGAGTGATGCTTTTGCCACAGAATTTGATCTTGAGGCAGAGGAATATGTTCCACTCCCTAAAGGAGAGGTTCACAAGAAGAAGGAAATAGTCCAG GATGTTACATTGCATGATCTTGATGCTGCAAATGCACGGCCACAAGGAGGACAAGATATATTGTCCCTTATGGGTCAAATGATGAAACCGAGGAAAACTGAGATTACTGACAAATTGCGGCAAGAGATAAACAAG GTTGTCAATCGTTATGTTGACGAAGGTGTTGCAGAACTTGTTCCTGGTGTCTTATTTATTGATGAG GTTCATATGCTTGATATGGAATGCTTTTCATACTTGAATCGTGCCTTGGAATGCTCACTCTCTCCAATTGTGATTTTTGCCACTAACAGAGGCATTTGTACTGTCAG AGGAACAGATATGACTAGTCCTCATGGCATGCCACTTGACTTGCTAGATCGGTTGTTGATTGTCAGAACTGAAACTTATGGTCCAGCTGAAATGATACAG ATATTAGCTATACGAGCTCAGGTGGAGGGACTAGAAATAGATGAAGAGAGCCTTGCGTACTTGGGAGAGATTGGACAACAAGCTTCTTTAAG GCATGCGGTTCAGCTGCTATCGCCAGCTAATGTAGTCGCTAAAATGAATGGTCGTGACAAAATCTGCAAG GTGGATCTCGACGAAGTGAGTTCATTGTACCTAGATGCAAAGTCTTCTGCAAGACTTCTTCAGGAGCAGCAGGATAGATACATATCATGA